The sequence CGGTTTTCGTCCTCTGCCTTCTGACGGTCATAGTCGTTGGGATAATTCAGCTTCATGGAGAGATGAAACCTGCTGTTCGGGTTCAACTCGACCAATTGGTAGAGACCCTCAGGAACTTGAAGATCTCCTTGTCTCTGTTTAGGGCCTTGGGTACCGCTCGCTGCAAGGATTTCATAGGTGCGTATATGGAGCCATGCGCCGTCGTCCCCCTGAGACCATAGCTCGAGTTTCCGCTCCTCCTTCAAACCGATCAGGGCGATATGGAAAGGGGGATAGACCGCTCCTACCCGCTCAAAGAACGGCTTGATGCGGGCCTCTGCCTTGGGCCCGAGATGTGTAATTACTTCTTCAACTGATCGCTTCCCCGCTGGAAGGGAGCTTTCCCCGAATCGAGGAGGTTTTTGATGATAGGAATGGTTGACGGAGCTGTGCCCGGCAGTCGCGGAAATGAAGAGGAACAGTACCATGATCGTCAACCATGGTTTCCTGATCATTCCCGGAAGATGCATATCGTCTCAACTTTACACTTTTTGATGAAAAAAATGCAAGACGTCGCATCCCAATCCTGCCGGACTCTTGACAACAGAAACGCTTTTTTCGTACAATGCTAGAAATAAATAATAAGACTGTCTTTCCGGTAACGAGGTGCGATGAAGAGACGGAATTTCCTGCAGGCGTTACTAGCCTTGCTCGGT comes from Thermodesulfovibrionales bacterium and encodes:
- a CDS encoding L,D-transpeptidase family protein, translated to MHLPGMIRKPWLTIMVLFLFISATAGHSSVNHSYHQKPPRFGESSLPAGKRSVEEVITHLGPKAEARIKPFFERVGAVYPPFHIALIGLKEERKLELWSQGDDGAWLHIRTYEILAASGTQGPKQRQGDLQVPEGLYQLVELNPNSRFHLSMKLNYPNDYDRQKAEDENRTDLGGDIFIHGKAKSKGCIAVGDRAIEELFVLVATVGLENADIIIMPADLRGGLRSRAVTSGPPWLPELYESLAQETLKFRVGNDTLVQ